A single region of the Acidobacteriota bacterium genome encodes:
- a CDS encoding aminotransferase class IV, with protein sequence MLQKANPKNRDLLININGDLIHRDQAGISPFDSAVQGGDAVWEGLRLYDGRIFKLERHLDRLRDSALALAFARIPTHEEVIGEIRRTLEANGMRDDVHIRLTLTRGTKVTSGMDPRLNVAGPTLIVLAEHKAPVYGSRPIRLITSSIRRFPPDCMDPKIHHNNLIQSILAKIEANAAGADDALMLDRQGFVAETNATHVFIVRSGVVTTSHCRACPEGVTRETVLELCRENDIPHEVADFSQAELYRADEAFCTGTMGELVAVTEVDGRTIGGGERPVLERLQQLFRELTAHSGYPILD encoded by the coding sequence ATGCTCCAGAAGGCGAACCCAAAGAACCGGGATCTGCTGATCAACATCAACGGCGACCTGATCCACCGCGATCAGGCCGGAATCAGTCCGTTCGACTCCGCCGTCCAGGGGGGCGACGCGGTCTGGGAGGGTCTTCGCCTGTACGACGGCCGGATCTTCAAGCTCGAACGGCATCTCGACCGTCTGCGGGACTCGGCGCTTGCCCTGGCCTTCGCCCGGATTCCCACCCACGAGGAGGTCATCGGCGAGATCCGCCGCACTCTCGAAGCGAACGGGATGCGGGACGACGTCCACATCCGGCTGACCCTGACCCGCGGTACGAAAGTCACTTCCGGCATGGATCCGAGGCTCAACGTCGCGGGACCGACGCTGATCGTCCTCGCCGAACACAAGGCGCCGGTCTACGGATCCCGGCCGATCCGCCTGATCACTTCGTCGATCCGCCGCTTCCCGCCCGACTGCATGGACCCGAAGATCCACCACAACAACCTGATCCAGTCCATTCTGGCGAAGATCGAAGCGAACGCGGCCGGCGCCGATGACGCCCTGATGCTGGACCGCCAGGGTTTCGTCGCCGAGACGAACGCCACCCACGTCTTCATCGTGCGAAGCGGCGTGGTCACAACGAGCCACTGCAGGGCGTGCCCGGAGGGCGTCACCCGCGAGACGGTTCTCGAACTCTGCCGGGAGAACGACATTCCCCACGAAGTCGCCGACTTCAGCCAGGCCGAGCTCTACCGCGCCGACGAGGCGTTCTGCACCGGCACGATGGGCGAACTCGTGGCGGTCACCGAGGTCGACGGCCGGACGATCGGCGGCGGCGAGCGGCCGGTGCTCGAACGGCTGCAACAGCTCTTCCGCGAGTTGACCGCCCACTCCGGCTATCCGATCCTCGACTGA
- a CDS encoding HAD family hydrolase: MGRVDGAGSEVLRIAMWSGPRNISTAMLRAWGNRRDTFVCDEPLYANYLLEHGLDHPGRQEILAHHDSDLGRVTKWLTEDAPENRPIFYQKHMAHHLLPETDRSWVSRLTNVFLIRDPAEMLTSLIRILPQPTLADTGLPQQRELFDLESERLGEPPAVIDSADVLRNPRAGLESLCRAVGAEFNETMLSWPPGRRGTDGVWAPHWYGAVEKSTGFAPYRPKNEAVPDLLADVLEECQQHYDHLAAHRLLF, encoded by the coding sequence ATGGGCAGGGTCGACGGTGCAGGATCCGAGGTGCTTCGGATCGCCATGTGGTCCGGGCCCCGCAACATCTCGACGGCCATGCTGAGGGCCTGGGGCAACCGCCGGGACACCTTCGTCTGCGACGAGCCTCTCTACGCGAACTACCTGCTGGAGCACGGTCTCGACCATCCCGGCCGCCAGGAGATCCTCGCCCATCACGACAGCGACCTGGGGCGGGTCACGAAGTGGCTGACCGAGGACGCTCCGGAGAACCGGCCGATCTTCTACCAGAAACACATGGCCCATCACCTGCTTCCGGAGACGGACAGATCCTGGGTCTCGCGGCTCACGAACGTCTTCCTGATCCGCGATCCGGCCGAGATGCTGACATCCTTGATCCGGATCCTCCCGCAGCCCACCCTGGCGGACACCGGCCTGCCGCAGCAGCGGGAACTCTTCGACCTTGAGTCGGAACGGCTCGGCGAGCCGCCCGCGGTGATCGACTCCGCCGACGTGCTGCGCAACCCGCGCGCCGGCCTGGAGAGCCTGTGCCGCGCCGTCGGCGCCGAGTTCAACGAGACGATGCTGAGCTGGCCGCCCGGGCGCCGCGGAACGGACGGGGTCTGGGCGCCCCACTGGTACGGTGCCGTGGAGAAGAGCACCGGCTTCGCTCCCTACCGGCCCAAGAACGAGGCCGTACCCGACCTCCTCGCGGACGTCCTGGAAGAGTGCCAGCAGCACTACGATCACCTCGCCGCGCACCGGCTCCTCTTCTGA
- a CDS encoding phosphotransferase, protein MSRRAEFEEAHPEVHILSHQQAGRVDLVMGALGWLGDEEQVTACSTLGGDSSTVMRVELQELRGGWRTAVLKQSLPWLRRDESVAMPAGRGRAEFRFYRQVARLPEAASHMPRLLGGDEKRSILLLEDCRGSSDLTVLYCGRVLDEDAAAGLGSFLRALHESTRGCEDRELSNPGMKDLNHRLLFEAPYGLAPPVGEGLGPDGPALDRPALDELEEGLGASAMAMRSDGEFRKAVAELGERYLDSDTCLVHGTFHPGNWLLLPDGDVRVVDPQYGEWGDAEFDVGTGLAHLLLARQPEEVVRTFLSAAAGRSGDEREPDDTGLEQREGEPAVEAGPPGLDPELAARYAGVELVRRLIGGGRVPLTGDAGVRTALLATARTAVVEGHLEVLRT, encoded by the coding sequence ATGAGCCGGCGGGCGGAGTTCGAGGAGGCACACCCAGAGGTTCACATTCTGTCGCACCAGCAGGCGGGACGGGTGGATCTGGTCATGGGGGCTCTTGGCTGGTTGGGCGACGAGGAACAAGTGACCGCTTGCTCTACTCTCGGCGGCGACTCGAGTACCGTCATGAGAGTCGAGCTGCAGGAGTTGCGCGGCGGATGGCGCACCGCGGTCCTGAAGCAGTCCTTGCCCTGGCTCCGGCGCGACGAGTCGGTCGCCATGCCGGCTGGCCGGGGGCGTGCCGAGTTCCGCTTCTACCGGCAGGTGGCCCGACTGCCGGAGGCCGCGTCGCACATGCCGCGTCTCCTGGGCGGCGACGAGAAGCGATCGATCCTGCTTCTGGAGGACTGCCGCGGCTCCTCGGACCTGACGGTGCTCTACTGCGGTCGTGTGCTGGACGAGGACGCAGCGGCCGGCCTCGGCTCGTTCCTTCGGGCGCTCCACGAGAGTACGCGTGGATGCGAAGATCGGGAGCTGTCGAATCCGGGCATGAAGGACCTGAACCACCGGCTCCTGTTCGAGGCGCCGTATGGCCTCGCGCCTCCCGTCGGCGAGGGCCTCGGCCCCGACGGTCCCGCGCTCGACCGCCCTGCGCTGGATGAACTCGAGGAGGGCCTTGGGGCGTCGGCGATGGCCATGCGGTCCGATGGGGAGTTCCGGAAAGCGGTGGCGGAACTCGGGGAACGCTACCTCGACTCGGACACCTGTCTCGTGCACGGCACCTTTCATCCGGGCAACTGGCTGCTCCTGCCAGACGGCGACGTCCGCGTCGTCGATCCGCAGTACGGCGAGTGGGGAGATGCCGAGTTCGATGTGGGTACAGGGCTCGCCCATCTGCTGCTTGCCCGGCAGCCCGAGGAGGTTGTCCGGACCTTCCTTTCCGCGGCCGCGGGCCGTTCCGGCGACGAGCGGGAACCTGACGACACCGGCCTCGAGCAACGGGAGGGCGAGCCAGCGGTCGAAGCCGGACCACCCGGCCTCGACCCGGAGTTGGCCGCGCGCTACGCCGGCGTGGAACTCGTGCGGCGCCTGATCGGAGGTGGTCGGGTCCCGTTGACGGGGGACGCTGGAGTTCGAACTGCCTTGTTGGCTACGGCTCGAACGGCGGTGGTCGAGGGACATCTGGAGGTACTGCGAACATGA
- a CDS encoding M24 family metallopeptidase, with the protein MKRSRAHASTAIVVTLTLGLTPAFAQTGHFEQGRVLDGPGHVLPHRDRVEPFNRILEERLETLLPRLMRETGIDMWLVINREYNEDPVFFSLVPRPVFAARRTTMLVFFDRGPDNGGVELLTVNRYPYGALYESAWEGGDLEEQWQGLGEVIADRDPKRIGINVSRHWPVADGLSAALHERLLEVLTPGLKERVTSAEELVVRWIETRSPLQMEAYPQIVSLARGVIAEAFSERVITPGATTTDDVAWYIAQRFEDLGLDIWFLPSVNAQRQATDEDGGCGADEPFCGGSGDFVIHRGDVLHTDVGICYIGLCTDTQEMGYVLRLGESEAPAGLKRALAAGNRWQDILTGEFRTGRTGNEILAATISIATDEGLRSSTYTHPLGVFGHAPGPTIGMWDNQGPTPVRGDWPLYPNTAYAIEGNVKVELEMWGGQDVQIKLEQSAVYDGDKVYYLAGRQTEWHLVR; encoded by the coding sequence ATGAAGCGATCCCGCGCGCACGCGTCGACGGCCATCGTCGTCACGCTCACGCTGGGCTTGACCCCCGCCTTCGCGCAGACCGGGCACTTCGAGCAGGGCCGGGTGCTAGATGGACCCGGCCATGTCTTGCCGCACCGGGATCGGGTCGAGCCCTTCAACCGCATACTCGAGGAGCGGCTGGAGACGCTTCTTCCGCGGTTGATGCGCGAGACCGGGATCGACATGTGGCTGGTGATCAACCGGGAGTACAACGAGGATCCGGTCTTCTTCAGCCTGGTGCCGCGGCCTGTGTTCGCGGCACGCCGCACGACGATGCTCGTGTTCTTCGACCGCGGGCCGGACAACGGCGGCGTCGAGCTCCTGACCGTCAACCGCTATCCGTACGGCGCTCTGTACGAGTCGGCCTGGGAGGGCGGTGACCTGGAAGAGCAGTGGCAGGGATTGGGCGAGGTGATCGCGGACCGCGACCCGAAGCGCATCGGCATCAACGTCTCGCGCCACTGGCCGGTCGCGGACGGTCTGTCCGCGGCACTGCACGAGCGGCTGCTCGAAGTGCTGACGCCCGGACTCAAGGAACGGGTGACCAGCGCCGAGGAGCTGGTCGTGCGCTGGATCGAGACCCGTAGCCCGCTCCAGATGGAGGCCTACCCGCAGATCGTTTCGCTGGCCCGCGGCGTGATCGCGGAGGCCTTTTCCGAGCGTGTGATCACCCCCGGCGCGACGACCACCGACGATGTCGCCTGGTACATCGCCCAACGCTTTGAGGATCTCGGTCTCGACATCTGGTTCCTGCCCTCGGTCAACGCGCAGCGTCAGGCCACCGATGAGGACGGCGGATGCGGTGCCGATGAGCCCTTCTGCGGCGGGAGCGGCGACTTCGTCATCCATCGCGGCGACGTGCTGCACACGGACGTCGGCATCTGCTACATCGGACTGTGTACCGACACCCAGGAGATGGGATACGTGCTGCGCCTGGGCGAGAGCGAGGCGCCGGCCGGACTCAAGCGAGCGCTGGCGGCGGGCAACCGCTGGCAGGACATCCTGACGGGCGAGTTCCGGACAGGCCGCACCGGCAACGAGATCCTTGCCGCGACGATCTCGATCGCCACCGACGAAGGTCTGCGCTCCAGTACGTACACGCATCCTCTCGGCGTCTTCGGCCACGCTCCGGGGCCGACGATCGGTATGTGGGACAACCAGGGGCCGACGCCGGTGCGCGGCGACTGGCCTCTGTACCCCAACACCGCCTACGCGATTGAGGGCAACGTGAAGGTCGAACTCGAGATGTGGGGCGGCCAGGACGTCCAGATCAAGCTGGAACAGAGCGCGGTCTACGACGGCGACAAGGTCTACTACCTCGCCGGCCGCCAGACCGAGTGGCACCTGGTGCGCTGA